The stretch of DNA GCTCGCCGCCGACGCGTTCGTCACCTTCGCGTTCGAGGCGGCGGCGGAGGAGCGCGCTGACGTGGGACCGCTGGTGAGCTGGCTCCTCGAGCGGGCGGCGGCGTGAGCACTGTGCTCGAGCGGTTGTGCGCGCGCGCACCGGGCCTGCTGGTGCTGGTGGACCCGGAGCGCACCGCTGCCTCGGACGCGGCGCGGCTGGCCGAGCGCGCCGAGCGTGATGGGGCGGCCGGACTCCTGATCGGGACGTCGTTCGACGGCGCCGCGCGCACCGGCGAGGTGGCGGCCGCCATCAAAGGGGCGACGAGCCTTCCGCTCCTGTTGTTCCCGGGCTCGGCCAATCAGCTGGTGCCCGATGTGGACGCGGTGCTGCTCCTCTCGCTGGTCTCCGGCCGCAACCCTCAGTACCTGATCGAGGAGCACGTGCGCGCCGTGCCGTTCCTGCTTCGGCACGGCATCCCCACCATCTCGACCGCGTACATCCTGGTGGACGGCGGGAGGGTCACCGCGGCGGAGGCGGTGAGCCAGACGCGACCGCTTCCGGCCGACAAGCCTGAGCTTGCCGCGGTGCATGCGGTCGCCGCCAGCCTGATCGGCATGGCGGCCGTGTACCTCGACGCCGGGAGCGGCGCGGCAAATCCGGTCGGCCCCGATGTGGTGGGCGCGGTGCGCCGGGCGGTGGGGCTGCCGGTGTTCGTCGGCGGGGGCATCCGGACGCCGGCGCAGGTCCGCGCGGCGCGCGCGGCCGGCGCCGATTTCGTGGTCGTGGGCAACGCCATCGAGGCGGGCGGTCCGGACGCGATCCGCGAGTTGGTCGAGGCGGCGCGGGACGGGTCGCGGTGATCGACCTGCACACCCATCTCCTCCCGGGGGTGGACGACGGCTCGGACGATGTCGCGCAGTCGGTGGCGGTGCTGACGAAGTTCGCGGAGATGGGGGTCACCGCCGTGTGCTGCACGCCGCATCTCAAGGCCAGCCACCTCGACGACGCGCCGTGCGAGGAGCTGGACGAGCTCGTGGACCAGCTGCGCTTGGCCGCACCGCCGGAGCCCAGGCTCACCCGCGGCTTCGAGATCATGCTCGACGTCCCGAACCCCGTCTTCGGGGACCGCTGTCTTGGACTCGGGGGGACGCGCTACCTGCTGGTGGAGTTCGGCCGGCTGGTGCCGGCCTACGGCAGCGTCGAGGCGCTCGCCCGGGTGGCGGCTCAGGGCGTGGTGCCGCTGCTCGCGCATCCTGAGCGCTACGCCGTTTGTTCGGTCGAGGTGGCCGCGCGTTGGCGCGAGGCGGGTGCGCTGCTCCAGGTGGATGCCACCACGCTGCTGGCGGACACGCGACGCGCCGGTCGGGCCCGCGCCCTGGTCGAAGCGGGGTGTGCGACCATCATCGCGAGCGACAACCACGGTGACCAGCGCAACCTCAAGGCGGCAGTGGAGTGGCTCGAGAGCCACGGCGGACGAACCCAGGCGCACCTGCTGGCGGTGGAGAACCCGGCCGCGATCCTCGCGGACCAAGCGCCGGCGCCGGTGCCGCCGCTGCGCTTTCGCCGCTCGTGGTACTCGATGCTCAAGGAATTCGTGGTGGGAGGCAAGGAAGCGTGACGCTGGGGCACCTGAGTGAGCTGGGCCGGCTGGCCGAGCGCTGCGCGGTGGAGCTCGCGGAGCCGGTGCGGCGCTATACCGAGCTGGTGCGGGCGACGCTGGCGGCGGGGCGCACGGTCTTCTTCGCGGGGAACGGCGGGAGCGCCGCGCACGCTCAGCATATCGCGACCGAGTACGTGGTGCGCTACCTGCCGGTGAAGCGGAAGGCTGCCGCGGTGCTCGCCCTCTCCACGGACAGCTCGCTCGTGACGGCGGCCGCGAACGACCTCGGCTTCGACCAGGTCTTCGCGCGGCAGGTCGAGGCGCACGGCCGGGAGGGCGACCTCCTGGTGCTCGTCAGCACGTCAGGGAACTCGCCCAACCTGGCGCACGCCGCCCAGGCGGCACGGGCCGCGGGAGTCACGACCGTGGGGCTGCTTGCCAGAGGCGGCGGGCCACTCAAGGACGTCGTGGACCTGGTGATCCTCGTGCCGACGGACGACGGGGCGCACGCGCAGGAGATCCAGCTCGCCATCGACCACTACGTGTGCTCGCAGATCGAGCCGGGGCTGTGAAGCAAAGACAGACGCGCAGACGCACAGACGCGCAGACCCGCAGACGCACAGACGCACAGACGCACAGGCGCAACCGGCGCACCGGCGCACCGACGCACCGACGCACAGGCGCACCGACGCGCAGACGCACAGGCGCACAGGCGCACCGGCGCACCGACGCG from Gemmatimonadales bacterium encodes:
- a CDS encoding phosphoglycerol geranylgeranyltransferase, which produces MSTVLERLCARAPGLLVLVDPERTAASDAARLAERAERDGAAGLLIGTSFDGAARTGEVAAAIKGATSLPLLLFPGSANQLVPDVDAVLLLSLVSGRNPQYLIEEHVRAVPFLLRHGIPTISTAYILVDGGRVTAAEAVSQTRPLPADKPELAAVHAVAASLIGMAAVYLDAGSGAANPVGPDVVGAVRRAVGLPVFVGGGIRTPAQVRAARAAGADFVVVGNAIEAGGPDAIRELVEAARDGSR
- a CDS encoding CpsB/CapC family capsule biosynthesis tyrosine phosphatase, with product MIDLHTHLLPGVDDGSDDVAQSVAVLTKFAEMGVTAVCCTPHLKASHLDDAPCEELDELVDQLRLAAPPEPRLTRGFEIMLDVPNPVFGDRCLGLGGTRYLLVEFGRLVPAYGSVEALARVAAQGVVPLLAHPERYAVCSVEVAARWREAGALLQVDATTLLADTRRAGRARALVEAGCATIIASDNHGDQRNLKAAVEWLESHGGRTQAHLLAVENPAAILADQAPAPVPPLRFRRSWYSMLKEFVVGGKEA
- a CDS encoding SIS domain-containing protein — its product is MTLGHLSELGRLAERCAVELAEPVRRYTELVRATLAAGRTVFFAGNGGSAAHAQHIATEYVVRYLPVKRKAAAVLALSTDSSLVTAAANDLGFDQVFARQVEAHGREGDLLVLVSTSGNSPNLAHAAQAARAAGVTTVGLLARGGGPLKDVVDLVILVPTDDGAHAQEIQLAIDHYVCSQIEPGL